The Mugil cephalus isolate CIBA_MC_2020 chromosome 19, CIBA_Mcephalus_1.1, whole genome shotgun sequence genome has a window encoding:
- the s100z gene encoding protein S100-Z, with product MPSQLEGAMDALITVFYNYSGNDGDKFKLNKGELKELLNSELTDFLTSQKDPMLVEKIMNDLDSNKDNEVDFNEFVVLVAALTVACNDFFQEQKKKAK from the exons ATGCCGAGCCAACTTGAAGGAGCCATGGACGCACTGATAACAGTTTTCTACAACTACTCCGGAAATGATGGAGATAAATTCAAGCTGAACAAGGGCGAGCTGAAGGAACTCCTGAACAGCGAGCTCACCGACTTCCTCACG tctcagAAAGACCCGATGCTGGTGGAGAAAATCATGAACGACCTGGACTCTAACAAAGACAACGAGGTGGACTTCAACGAGTTCGTCGTGCTGGTGGCCGCCCTCACGGTCGCCTGCAACGACTTCTTccaggagcagaagaagaaagccaAGTAG